The nucleotide sequence gcccAACTTCTTTGTATGTTGTAGCACAATACTGTAGCGCTCGCTATAGGATACAAAGGGGGGGCCGGGGCGGACCGTTGGGCTGGATCCGCCCCTGGCAATGAGAACGGTTAAATTCTATCAAATACAATTGTGTGTGTGCGCATTAAGGTATGATAGGTATTCTGAAACTGGTGGAGTGACTAGTAGCAAgcttaagagcatctacagccgggcatcCCAAACCCGCATCAAACGTCCGGCTGGACGGCCCGGTCACTGGTCGGACATGAAAATTCAACCCAGACGGGCGTCTCAAGTGGGCCTCAAAagccagcccaaatatggggcaccCGGGTGCGTCTGCTACGTCGGACCCGACCCATGCTGGtccacccgaccccacatatatatATTCTTCCCCATCGTCTGCTCGTCGTACCAAACCCTAGCCATTTCACTCCACTCCTCTCTACTCCTCCACCACCCAAGCTCATCTTCGGGGATATTCGGCCGTCTCCGGCATGGTGGGTAGCAGATCTGACTCCGACCAGTCTGGATCCGTCGAATGGGGTGTCATCCCGTGCGGGTTGAAGGCAATGGCCGCCCGCATTGCACTCCTCCGCTCCCGCGAGGACAGCGCCCAACTAATGGCAGGATCTGCCCGGCGCGACTTCATAGCATCGGCTCAACGGGCGCTCGAATCCTCTGGCACTGGATCATCGTGGTCCAGGCAGCCGGAAAATCTCTCCTTCCCCGTCACCGGTTGGGCGGACTATGAGTCTCATCGGGGCAGGTGTGCCCGCCGTGGGAAAGTGAGGATAAGGGCCATCGAGGCCCGTCTCGCTGCCGACATGGGAAGGGCAAGGGAAGCCGTTGATGATCTTCTCCACCATAGACAACCATGCCAAATTTTAATAGTCCGATGGCATATTGTATTTCCCGAACGATGTAATGCATCGTTTACGTAGTTGCATgggtttgtatggatttgagatatgCTAATTGAGGTGTCCAGTTGTGAGAAGGGTAATTTGAGGCTTAAGTGTCCGCGAGCTTTTAAGGGTCCGATTTGCCAAGTGCGGATGTACATGCTCCAATAGCAAGCCTAACCAATCCTCATAAACATCACAATGCTGCCGCCTTGCCTCATAAAATAGGTTATATCTGTAGAGATCACTTTGGGGGCACATGACCACTTGATCAGTTCACTAACTTGCTTTAAATGGATGGTTGTACGAGTCATGTAGACTAAAGTTGTTTTATCAGGCACTAATCATCTTGACAGGCTCCCTTAAGCGCAATCATTTCTCATCAAGCCAAAAAGAGGACGGCTTAAACAAAAAGAGGACGGATTAATCCTGTAATCCTGTGCAAGTTGGGCAAGCAAGTTGCACTTTCCAAACAAACATCAATAATGCAAACAGCTTCAGGTTCAGACGTCACCATCTCAAAACCATCAGCCGCACAGGTCACTCACCATCTCCACCACACTAGAACTAGATGGATATAATCACAGCTCTGAATCCATCCACCAGTGAGTTCATatgtgcaaaaaatagaaaaaagttgGATCTTGGATGGGTGTctcacatgtcacatggatcccacagCCACAGGAGCTGGTGGAGCTTCATGTGCATTTCACGAAAACCGCACTGACTAAAGAGTTGTACAGAAAGCAAATCACTCCACCAGAATTATATAGAAGACAAATCACCCCACCAGCTCCCGCTGGATCCATGAGAGACATTCAACTCAAGATCCCCCTCTATGTTTTGCAAACAAAATGGTGCTTATATTGTAGTCTTCCCCGGTTCAGTTCATGTCTGATCTGCCATGCATTTgcggccaccttcatcatccctgGTAAGCCAATACTCGAAATTGATCAAAGTTTATGCATTAGAGAATATCAGTCATTGATATATGGGTGTTACAAATTGCATGAGTGCTGCTGCTGATGATGACCAAGCCCAATTATCCAGGTGCTTGGTCCAACTATAAGCACGGTGTAGAGCATATATAAGTACAACATTCTTTTGTTAATTCACAACTTTGTACACGTACTTCCCACAAACAAAGTGTCTTCTTTTTCATATATAATAACATGCATGGTGACAAGGAAACACTAAGCCCTACATCAGGAAACAGGCCTAATAGTCTATTGGCAAAGCGGCCTAATAGTCTATTGGCAAAGCAGTAATCATACGAGAAGGCAGGAAGGGAGCAGGCGGGTGAGGCAGGCAGACGGCACATTCTACATTAATCTACAACAAACTGAAGTAGGATCTGCGTCAGCATCCAGCAATCCCTTGACCCAAACAAAGGACAATGATTGAGCCTCCAACCAAACATGTTTTCTGGGTGGGCAAGAGGACAGACAATGCGGGGCGACGGTGATGCACTAGCCTTCATTTCTTGATTCCCACTCACGATTTACAACACTTCCCACATGAAGATATTTTGGAGGCATCCAAGAGACATAGTTTTGTCACGTGTCCTGCGCTCGTTTGCTGACCATAGTATTCTCTCTGAAATCCTGCAACATAGATGAAGCTTTCTGTAGTTTTCCATCACCACTGATCTTGGGAAATTGGCCACACCCCCACAGTGCTGAGGCTGGTAGCTGCGAGGTACAGGGCACTATGAAGAAAAGTTTGGCCAGCAAGTTTGGCACTGGGGCTGGCCGTCCAGAATACATTGCATACCCACTGCAGTGATCATCTTCAAGCTTTAGCTGTCAGCAGGTTAACTAACTGGATACATTGGCTGCCTACTGGATGGCAGTCATTCTTGCTTTTAATTCATGGAGATACAAACCGAGTCTTCAGTTGTAACAGCCCATCAGTGTTTTCCTTACTCTATCAACAACACGGTTCCTATTAGTTAGGCTGTTTGACAAGGGAAATTCTTTGCTGTCATCCAGGAGGAATCGGTAGACCTCCCATTGGCGCTCCGATGCTGCCTGTCTCCCGATTTCTGCCTGAAATGATAAAGGGAAACAGTAAACACTAACTCTATTGTGGACTAATTTTGCACTTTTTCAATTAGGTTGTAACTCTTACAGAGAAAATGCAGATTCCAAGCGCTTTCAAAGCCAAAGTAGCATCATAGAACACCCGTGGCCGACCCTTCCCGGCAAGTTCAACAGGGTTGGCAACAAAGAGTTCTGTGTCCGGTCCACGGTTGACGATCATCACCCTAAGAGGATGGAGCATTTCGGACCTCATGCGGGACCGCAGAGCATCCTGTTTCTCAGGATCAATAACCTTCTTGCCATCTGCTTGCTTGATAAAAAGATCGACCTCGCGAAAACCTTTCTTGTCTGACCAGAATCTCCCATAAGTGACCTAGAATAGAGTAGTTAGAGCACACTGATGAAATCTCCTTTTTGCAAGCTGTAAATTTTGTATTCATTGAAGACGATACAGTGGGTAAACATACTcagagtaaaagagagcagaataATTTTTATCATCATAACAGCAAAGGAGGATTAAAATGCCTTGCTGTAAAACAAAACTAAAATTGACTATTTGATTGTCAGTGTCTTCAGATATTCAGAAAGTCTATATACAGTCCTCCAGGTACTATTTTTCTCACACAACCTGAATTTTGCATGGGGTTGTATTGTTGAGAACTAAGAGGCCGTAATAAATCATAAGCTATGTACAACAAATGCATACATATCTTCAAGTACCTTAATATTGCAGTCCTTGAGTGTTCTCAACATGTCATAAAGGAGACCCTTCTGATCAACACAAAGAATTTGGAGCAGTGTGTGTGCAGGACTCAAGGAATTGTCAAAGTTGATGGTGGCCTTCTGCACCTTTTTCATCTCCGCAGAAAGAGGCCCTGAACTGCTCTCGCATTCATCTAGTTCCAATCTGAACAGCTCCTCAGAGATTGTTGGTGGAAGAGAAGAGAATCCTTGCTGGAACCCTTCCGCTGATAGGATTTCACAAGTAAGGGAAGGACCTAAGGTAGCAATCAGCATCGAGCAAATCTCTTCTTGCCTTTCCTTCGTATGCAACAGTTCCCTTCAGATAGAAATATGAACTGTCACATATATAGTAGAATTATTATACCATGCAACCAACCAACACCATTTGTAATACGCAGCAATTGATATTATAGCAGCAGACAGAGTGTCAAAAGTGAAGTTAATGCTTCAGGTACATGCACAAAACAGCTGAACTTCAAGACTGCGGCTAGTGAGACTTACATGCCATCAGTGATAAAGAAGAGGTTCACAACCCTCCCGTCAGGCGTGGTCGACACCTTCACTCTCTGGATTATAAACTCTAGCTCCGACAGTATATGCGTAACATCTGTGAATAAATAGTACAATTTATAACaaaaaaaaactggatgcacaGACAATTAGAGCATGAGGCAGGCTAAGAAGTCCTCACCGTGCAACAGCCCCCTACGGTCGGTCGAGAAGAGCTTGAGGAGGTAGAACTGCGGGGGCCCTGGCTCGGTGATTTCAGGGTAGAACGGGATGGCATATGACGAAGGGCACATGGCCATGAGCCGGTTCTTGAGGCTCCCCCACCGGACATTGATGGACGGCGAGCGTGGCACCACCCAGAAAATCACGTAGCACCACTGCCCGTCCGTCGACACGTCTGCTAAATCCGACAAGACATGAGATTTAGACGACAATGATGATAAGAGACCAAACGACATGTACTACAGAATTATGCAGCTGCGGACGAAACAGGGTGCTGTAGAACTGAGCAGGTTGCAACGTCCCGTCAGTTTTTTAATTATTTATGCTTATGATTGAAGCGCTGCTAATGATTGACAGCGTGCACAGAGTAAGATTAACATGAAAAATCAGGCGACATCACTTGTGATTAACACTTTAACAGCGAGCAGAACAGTACAGAATTATGTAGGTGCCAACGATTGACAGTGATCATACAGCAGCATGGACAGGAAAGTCAGGGGAGGTGGCGAGTAGGCCTGAGAAAAGAAATCCTAGTTTTTCCGTAGGCTCAATAAGGGATAATCATGAAATCGGGACAAACCACACGTCAGTGAGCTGCCTGCACAGCTAATCCTAGGAAATCGACGAACACAAAACGGCCAAAATTCCCCAACACTTATCTCCGGAAACACGCCGAAAGGGGCTGTGGAACTTGTCGGAAGGGAGGAAATCCATCCCCGAGGGGAAAAgggaaaaaatatgaaataaaattaAAATTACGCGCAGCATCGTCCCCAATCCCGTATGATGACGACAAGAATCTAGCCGAGGCATGCAATTCACGCTCGCAATCAGACCAGGCGACCTGATTTGCCGCTGTGGATTTGGGGACATGGTGGGCAGGTAAGTgaattggggaggggaggggaggtggaGGGGGCTCACCGCCGCGGGTGATGCGGAGGCCGAACTCGAGGATGGTGCGGCAGAGGTCGCAGCCGAGGCCGGCCTGGTCGGGGCAGTTGACGGTGACGACGTTGTCCTCCCCGTCCCCCGCCGCCAGCTCCATCACCACCGCGTCCTCCACCCccggcccgccgccgcggccccccAGCACCGTCCTCcccccgcctcctcccccgcccccgccgccgcggccagaGGATCTCCCCGCCATCGGCATCGCCCGCCCGCCGGCCCGCCTGGGATCCCGGCCCGGATCCTCCCTCTCCACCCGCTCGTTGGTTTCGTGGCCGGGTCGGGTCGGGCTGGAAC is from Triticum aestivum cultivar Chinese Spring chromosome 1B, IWGSC CS RefSeq v2.1, whole genome shotgun sequence and encodes:
- the LOC123105018 gene encoding ACT domain-containing protein ACR9 isoform X2; this translates as MPMAGRSSGRGGGGGGGGGGRTVLGGRGGGPGVEDAVVMELAAGDGEDNVVTVNCPDQAGLGCDLCRTILEFGLRITRGDVSTDGQWCYVIFWVVPRSPSINVRWGSLKNRLMAMCPSSYAIPFYPEITEPGPPQFYLLKLFSTDRRGLLHDVTHILSELEFIIQRVKVSTTPDGRVVNLFFITDGMELLHTKERQEEICSMLIATLGPSLTCEILSAEGFQQGFSSLPPTISEELFRLELDECESSSGPLSAEMKKVQKATINFDNSLSPAHTLLQILCVDQKGLLYDMLRTLKDCNIKVTYGRFWSDKKGFREVDLFIKQADGKKVIDPEKQDALRSRMRSEMLHPLRVMIVNRGPDTELFVANPVELAGKGRPRVFYDATLALKALGICIFSAEIGRQAASERQWEVYRFLLDDSKEFPLSNSLTNRNRVVDRVRKTLMGCYN
- the LOC123105018 gene encoding ACT domain-containing protein ACR9 isoform X1, which encodes MPMAGRSSGRGGGGGGGGGGRTVLGGRGGGPGVEDAVVMELAAGDGEDNVVTVNCPDQAGLGCDLCRTILEFGLRITRGADVSTDGQWCYVIFWVVPRSPSINVRWGSLKNRLMAMCPSSYAIPFYPEITEPGPPQFYLLKLFSTDRRGLLHDVTHILSELEFIIQRVKVSTTPDGRVVNLFFITDGMELLHTKERQEEICSMLIATLGPSLTCEILSAEGFQQGFSSLPPTISEELFRLELDECESSSGPLSAEMKKVQKATINFDNSLSPAHTLLQILCVDQKGLLYDMLRTLKDCNIKVTYGRFWSDKKGFREVDLFIKQADGKKVIDPEKQDALRSRMRSEMLHPLRVMIVNRGPDTELFVANPVELAGKGRPRVFYDATLALKALGICIFSAEIGRQAASERQWEVYRFLLDDSKEFPLSNSLTNRNRVVDRVRKTLMGCYN